CGCAACGCCATTCATTAAGATTAAGATAACTAGTAAAACGATAATGCCTGCCGATGCAACATTCTGGAATTCTTCTTGAGGCATTTTCGCCCAAGTAAATATTTGGATAGGTAATGCTGAAAATTGATCCAATATACTTCTAGGTGTTGCCAATAATATAGTCGGTATACCGATTAGCACAAGTGGCGCTGTTTCTCCCAGTGCTCTTGAAAGAGACAAAATGAATCCAGTTAAAATACCAGGTAACGCTGCTGGTAAGACAACACGTCTTATCGTTTGCCATTTATTAGCACCTAAGCCGTAAGAAGCTTCGCGTACTGAGTTAGGTACAGCTCTAATTGCTTCCTGACTTGAAACAATAATAATTGGTAATATCAGTAAGGTCATTGTTAGCGCTGCTGCCAATATACTGTTACCCATTTTCAAGGCTTCAATCCCTGCACCACCAACGAACAAAGTATAACCTAATAACCCAAATACAACTGATGGTACACCAGCTAAATTGGAAATACTGATTTTAACAAACTGAGTAAATTTGTTGTTTTTCGCATATTCTTCTAAGTATATAGCTGTACCTATTCCTAGGATGATTGATAATGGAATGATACTTAACATTAACCAAAGTGAACCGATTAACGCGCCTTTAACGCCAGCCATAGATGGTGTTGAAGAAGAAAAATTAGTGAAAAACTGTAAATTTAAATGACTTACCCCTTTAATCAATGTTTGAGTTAACAACGCAATAAGTACGACAAGTCCTAATAATGTACATGCTAAAAATATGAGTTTGAACACTTTATTTTTAACCGTTCTGGATGATAAATGTTTTTGGACAAGTTGTTGATCGACGAGTGATTGTCTATTATTATCTGTCGTTTCCATATTAATACTCCTCCCTAAAACGCTTAGAAATCCACTGAGAAAGTAAATTCATGATTAAGGTAAAGATAAATAGTGTGAACCCTACAGCATAAATACTGTAATAAATATTTGATCCAAATGTTGCATCACCTGTCGCTATCTCAACAATATATCCAGTCATTGTTTGAATCGAACTTGTTAAACTTAATGAAGCTGTTGGCGAACTACCTGCCGCTAATGATACAATCATCGTTTCTCCAATTGCTCTTGAAATCGCGAGAACGATTGAAGCTACAATACCTGATGTTGCTGCGGGAAGTACGACTTTAGTTGCTACTTCTAATTTAGTTGCTCCAAGTCCATAGGCACCTTCTCGAATTTTATTTGGTACAGATGCCATTGCATCCTCACTCAAACTTGTGATGAGAGGGACAATCA
The genomic region above belongs to Staphylococcus aureus and contains:
- the pstA gene encoding phosphate ABC transporter permease PstA; the protein is METTDNNRQSLVDQQLVQKHLSSRTVKNKVFKLIFLACTLLGLVVLIALLTQTLIKGVSHLNLQFFTNFSSSTPSMAGVKGALIGSLWLMLSIIPLSIILGIGTAIYLEEYAKNNKFTQFVKISISNLAGVPSVVFGLLGYTLFVGGAGIEALKMGNSILAAALTMTLLILPIIIVSSQEAIRAVPNSVREASYGLGANKWQTIRRVVLPAALPGILTGFILSLSRALGETAPLVLIGIPTILLATPRSILDQFSALPIQIFTWAKMPQEEFQNVASAGIIVLLVILILMNGVAIILRNKFSKKF